A stretch of the Aegilops tauschii subsp. strangulata cultivar AL8/78 chromosome 4, Aet v6.0, whole genome shotgun sequence genome encodes the following:
- the LOC109751468 gene encoding DNA topoisomerase 3-alpha → MPPGGSAIRVLNVAEKPSVAKSVAEILSRGGMQSRAGRSRYNRVFEFNYAIGAQACHMLVTSVTGHLMELDFDDRYRRWYSCDPAELFHAPVRKAVPQDKQDIKRTLEEEARTCQWLVLWLDCDREGENIAYEVVDICAGANRNLNIWRARFSALIPREIHEAVQHLARPNKLFADAVDARQEIDLRIGASFTRFQTMLLKDAFVLDVSGEERNMVLSYGPCQFPTLGFIVERFWEIQAHEPEEFWTINCSHTSDEGTASFIWIRGHLFDYSSAVVIYEMCVHEPMATVQNVRNQEKLKYPPYPLSTVELQKRASRCCRMSSEHTMKVAEELYQAGFISYPRTETDSFSPNTDLHAIVREQVDHPDWGTYAQRLLNPEERLWRNPSNGGHDDKAHPPIHPTKFSTGENNWSPDHKKVYELVVRHFLACCSQPAVGAETTVEVDIAGEQFNASGRVVLAKNYLDVYRYDSWGGSLLPTYTIGQQFVPTSLTLDSGVTRPPPLLAEADLLSCMDKAGIGTDATMHEHIKKLLDRCYATKDANSRFSPTNLGEALVMGYDEMGYELWKPYLRAMMEADMKSVSVGTKSKAQVLEGCLQQMKACFLDARANKVKLLDAMGTFFARSNRPINETQNTIEVVRPCGACNDSEMLLKRRPNGGFMVGCRGFPQCRNVVWLPGSLAEAAVTQQICPTCVPGPVYKIQFKFNRRDIPPSFDVDHLGCIGGCDDVLKELTEMSRFQHHNQTTTPARSQSQTQTTSTSGVRQGAPRQDLPTGSRSTGQFANQHTPAVNPQGRGQSQTPSAVGVRQGTPRQDLHTVFRTASQFANEQQTPGVNPQGFRSTHTGLTQNSRNASSSGAGQVLCTTCGEACINRTANTEANRGRKFYKCQNPGCGFFVWEDELDNVAPRGRGRGSRGGGRQASASAGRRGGGRGRRGRGNTDADGMTFISATGDTVHGCCFTCGDPSHFANACPNRGR, encoded by the exons ATGCCTCCCGGCGGCAGCGCGATCCGCGTGCTGAACGTGGCGGAGAAGCCGTCGGTGGCCAAGTCCGTGGCGGAGATCCTGTCGCGCGGGGGAATGCAGTCGCGGGCGGGCCGGTCCCGCTACAACCGCGTCTTCGAGTTCAACTACGCCATCGGCGCCCAGGCCTGCCACATGCTCGTCACCTCCGTCACGGGCCACCTCATGGAGCTCGACTTCGACGACCGCTACCGCCGCTGGTACTCCTGCGACCCCGCCGAGCTCTTCCACGCCCCCGTCCGCAAGGCCGTCCCCCAG GATAAACAGGACATAAAGAGAACATTGGAAGAGGAAGCTAGGACCTGTCAATGGCTTGTGTTATGGCTTGATTGTGATAGAGAGGGTGAGAATATCGCATATGAAGTGGTTGACATTTGTGCGGGCGCCAACCGTAATCTAAACATTTGGAGAGCTCGTTTCTCAGCTTTGATTCCCAG GGAAATACATGAAGCTGTGCAACATCTCGCCAGACCCAACAAGCTATTTGCTGATGCTGTGGATGCAAGACAG GAAATTGACCTTCGCATAGGTGCCTCCTTCACTAGGTTTCAAACAATGCTGCTAAAAGATGCATTTGTCCTTGATGTCAGTGGGGAAGAAAGGAATATGGTTCTGAGCTATGGTCCTTGCCAG TTTCCAACTCTAGGATTTATAGTTGAGCGTTTCTGGGAGATACAAGCTCACGAACCTGAAGAGTTCTGGACAATAAATTGTTCTCACACTTCAGATGAAGGCACCGCGTCGTTTATTTGGAT ACGTGGCCATTTGTTTGATTACTCATCCGCTGTTGTGATCTATGAAATGTGTGTCCATGAACCAATGGCAACA GTACAGAATGTCAGGAATCAGGAGAAACTAAAATACCCTCCATACCCACTAAGTACCGTGGAGCTTCAGAAACGTGCTTCTAGGTGCTGCAGAATGAGTTCAGAGCACACAATGAAG GTGGCTGAAGAACTTTACCAAGCTGGATTCATTAGTTATCCCAGGACAGAGACTGATAGTTTCTCTCCAAACACTGATCTGCAT GCAATTGTACGTGAACAAGTGGATCATCCTGATTGGGGAACGTATGCCCAACGTCTTCTGAATCCTGAAGAAAGGCTCTGGAGAAATCCCAGCAATGGTGGTCATGATGACAAGGCACATCCTCCTATTCATCCAACAAAGTTTTCGACTGGTGAAAACAACTGGTCTCCAGATCACAAG AAAGTGTATGAGCTAGTTGTTCGCCATTTCCTTGCTTGTTGCTCCCAACCTGCAGTTGGAGCCGAGACAACTGTGGAAGTTGACATTGCTGGTGAACAGTTCAATGCATCAGGGCGTGTCGTACTTGCT AAAAATTACTTGGACGTTTATCGTTATGACTCATGGGGTGGTTCATTACTTCCAACATACACCATCGGACAGCAG TTTGTTCCGACGTCTTTAACACTTGATTCAGGAGTAACTCGACCACCACCTCTTCTTGCTGAAGCTGACCTCCTTAGCTGCATGGATAAA GCAGGAATCGGCACCGATGCAACGATGCATGAACACATAAAAAAGCTACTTGACCGTTGTTATGCAACCAAAGATGCAAATTCACGTTTCTCCCCGACAAATCTT GGGGAGGCGTTGGTAATGGGTTATGATGAAATGGG GTATGAGCTTTGGAAACCTTATTTAAGAGCAATGATGGAAGCTGACATGAAATCAGTTAGTGTCGGTACAAAGAGTAAAGCGCAAGTACTTGAGGGTTGTTTGCAGCAGATGAAGGCTTGTTTTCTGGAT GCAAGGGCAAACAAAGTGAAGCTCCTTGATGCAATGGGAACATTCTTTGCTAG GTCAAATAGACCTATCAACGAGACACAAAATACCATTGAAGTTGTAAGGCCCTGTGGTGCATGCAACGACTCTGAAATGTTGCTGAAGCGAAGGCCG AATGGTGGTTTTATGGTTGGCTGTCGGGGCTTTCCTCAGTGTAGAAATGTAGTATGGCTGCCCGGGTCCCTTGCAGAAGCTGCTGTGACGCAACAAATTTGTCCTACCTGCGTTCCAG GTCCTGTTTATAAGATCCAATTTAAGTTCAACCGAAGGGATATCCCACCAAGTTTCGATGTTGATCACCTAG GTTGCATTGGTGGATGTGACGATGTACTCAAAGAGCTTACAGAGATGAGTAGATTTCAACATCATAACCAGACTACGACGCCAG CAAGAAGCCAAAGCCAGACTCAGACTACATCCACGAGTGGTGTAAGGCAGGGGGCTCCAAGGCAGGATTTACCTACTGGTTCTCGTTCAACGGGGCAATTTGCTAACCAGCACACACCTGCTGTGAACCCCCAAG GGAGAGGTCAAAGCCAGACTCCAAGTGCTGTCGGAGTAAGGCAGGGGACTCCAAGGCAGGATTTGCATACTGTTTTTCGTACGGCCAGCCAGTTTGCTAATGAGCAGCAGACACCTGGGGTGAATCCACAAGGCTTTCGTTCGACCCACACGGGCCTTACCCAAAACTCAAGAAATGCATCATCATCAG GTGCAGGTCAAGTACTCTGCACTACATGTGGAGAGGCCTGCATAAATCGAACGGCTAATACAGAGGCGAACAGAGGGAGGAAGTTCTATAAATGTCAAAATCCTGGATGCGGCTTCTTTGT ATGGGAAGACGAGCTGGATAACGTGGCGCCCAGGGGCCGTGGGCGCGGCAGCCGCGGTGGCGGCAGGCAAGCATCTGCATCGGCAGGTCGTAGAGGCGGCGGCCGAGGCAGGAGGGGCCGGGGCAACACCGACGCCGACGGCATGACGTTCATCTCAGCGACCGGCGACACCGTGCACGGCTGCTGCTTCACCTGCGGCGACCCTTCCCACTTCGCCAACGCATGCCCGAACAGGGGGCGATAG